The Sphaerospermopsis torques-reginae ITEP-024 genome has a window encoding:
- a CDS encoding tRNA (5-methylaminomethyl-2-thiouridine)(34)-methyltransferase MnmD — MSDTNNFTLQSTKDGSFTFFSPEFNEAFHSNYGAKQESYLKFAVPTQVQKVARKGIVKILDVCYGLGYNTAAALEVIWQENPTCIVEVIGLEINPEVPKAAISQDIFNDWDDEYRKILTELAFKHYCQTNRLQAKLLIGDARKLIQEVGKSGFLADAIFLDPFSPPHCPQLWTVEFIQKLTQCLHRDGLLATYSCAAAVRTALLAAKLVIGSTAPVGRRTPGTIAAYPDGVNDITGIYPLSLAEKEHLQTRAAIPYRDPALSYTAELILSIRQQEQQTSPLEPTSKWRKRWLGQA; from the coding sequence ATGTCAGATACAAATAATTTTACACTTCAATCTACAAAAGATGGTTCTTTTACTTTTTTCTCTCCAGAATTTAATGAAGCTTTTCATAGTAATTATGGAGCAAAACAAGAGAGTTATCTAAAATTTGCAGTTCCAACTCAAGTACAGAAAGTAGCTAGGAAAGGAATAGTCAAAATTTTAGATGTTTGTTATGGACTAGGATACAATACAGCGGCTGCTTTGGAGGTAATTTGGCAAGAAAATCCTACTTGTATAGTAGAAGTTATTGGTTTAGAAATAAATCCCGAAGTTCCCAAAGCAGCAATTAGCCAGGATATATTTAATGATTGGGATGATGAGTATAGAAAAATTTTAACTGAATTAGCATTTAAGCACTATTGTCAAACAAATCGCTTACAAGCCAAATTACTCATAGGTGATGCTAGAAAATTAATTCAAGAAGTAGGTAAATCTGGTTTTTTAGCCGATGCTATTTTTCTTGATCCCTTTTCACCACCCCATTGTCCCCAATTATGGACTGTAGAATTTATACAAAAATTAACGCAGTGTTTACACAGAGATGGGTTATTAGCGACTTATTCCTGTGCTGCTGCTGTACGCACTGCACTTTTAGCGGCTAAGTTGGTAATAGGTTCTACCGCACCTGTAGGAAGACGCACTCCTGGTACTATTGCAGCATATCCCGATGGGGTAAATGACATTACAGGGATTTATCCGCTTTCACTGGCTGAAAAAGAACATTTACAAACTCGCGCTGCTATTCCTTATCGAGATCCTGCTTTAAGTTATACGGCTGAGTTAATATTAAGCATAAGGCAACAAGAACAACAAACCAGTCCCTTAGAACCTACTTCCAAATGGCGCAAACGATGGCTAGGACAGGCTTGA
- the glmU gene encoding bifunctional UDP-N-acetylglucosamine diphosphorylase/glucosamine-1-phosphate N-acetyltransferase GlmU produces the protein MVVVAILAAGKGTRMKSNLPKVLHSLGGKSLVERVIKSVEPLAPERRLVIVGYQSEEVKTALGGNSELEFVEQTVQLGTGHAIQQLLPHLEGYTGDLLILNGDVPLLRTETLKNLLQIHQENQNSCTILTAHLSNPQGYGRVFCDENSIVQKMVEDKDCTPEQRKNHRVNAGIYCFRWTDLANFLPHLQNNNAQKEYYLTDAVTQVGKVMAVDVEDEQEILGINDRLQLATAYDILQRRIKEKWLLAGVTIIDPASVTIDETVELQPDVIIEPQTHLRGKTLIKSGSRIGPGSLIENSQIGENVTVQYSVVKDSFVEAGTRIGPYAHLRGHAEVGENCRIGNFVELKNTQLGNGSNVAHLSYLGDTTAGTQVNIGAGTITANYDGVKKHRTRIGDRTKTGSNSVLVAPITIGNDVYIAAGSTVTEDVENEALVIARSRQVVKPGWKIKAES, from the coding sequence ATGGTTGTTGTAGCAATTCTCGCCGCTGGAAAAGGCACAAGAATGAAATCTAACCTACCTAAAGTTTTACACTCTTTAGGTGGAAAGTCCTTAGTTGAGCGGGTGATTAAAAGTGTAGAACCTCTTGCACCTGAACGCAGGTTAGTAATTGTTGGGTATCAGTCTGAAGAAGTGAAAACAGCTTTAGGTGGAAATTCTGAATTAGAATTTGTGGAACAAACTGTACAATTAGGTACAGGTCACGCTATACAACAATTACTTCCCCATCTAGAAGGTTACACTGGGGATTTATTAATTTTGAATGGTGATGTACCTTTGTTGAGAACTGAAACTCTGAAAAACCTGTTACAAATTCATCAAGAAAATCAAAATTCCTGTACTATTCTCACAGCACATTTATCAAATCCCCAAGGTTACGGAAGAGTTTTTTGTGATGAAAACAGCATTGTGCAGAAAATGGTTGAGGATAAAGATTGCACTCCTGAACAAAGAAAAAATCACCGTGTTAATGCTGGTATTTACTGTTTCCGTTGGACTGATTTAGCAAACTTTTTACCACATTTACAAAATAATAATGCCCAAAAAGAATATTATCTCACTGATGCTGTTACCCAAGTAGGTAAAGTAATGGCTGTAGATGTGGAAGATGAGCAAGAAATTCTAGGAATTAATGATAGATTGCAATTAGCCACAGCTTACGATATTTTGCAAAGACGCATCAAGGAAAAATGGCTTTTGGCAGGGGTGACAATTATTGATCCTGCTAGTGTGACAATTGATGAAACTGTAGAATTACAGCCAGATGTAATTATTGAACCGCAAACTCATTTACGGGGTAAAACATTGATTAAATCTGGTAGTCGCATAGGACCTGGAAGTTTAATTGAAAATAGTCAAATAGGTGAAAATGTGACTGTTCAATATTCTGTAGTCAAAGATAGTTTTGTGGAAGCAGGAACTCGTATTGGTCCTTATGCTCATTTGCGTGGCCATGCGGAAGTGGGTGAAAATTGCAGAATTGGTAATTTTGTCGAGTTGAAAAATACTCAATTAGGGAACGGTTCTAATGTTGCACACCTTTCTTATTTGGGTGATACAACTGCGGGAACTCAGGTAAATATTGGTGCAGGAACAATTACCGCTAATTATGATGGAGTGAAAAAACATAGAACCAGAATAGGCGATCGCACCAAAACCGGTTCTAATAGTGTTTTAGTCGCACCTATTACCATCGGTAATGATGTTTATATTGCCGCAGGTTCAACGGTGACAGAAGATGTGGAAAATGAAGCTTTAGTCATTGCCCGGAGTCGTCAGGTAGTTAAACCAGGTTGGAAGATCAAAGCTGAAAGTTGA
- a CDS encoding RelA/SpoT family protein — protein sequence MSSLLVDSSVDVSLPEWLKKCLRETLAKSNTGEDDRTHNDATLICNAFKFAYQLHQGQYRKSGEAYIAHPVAVADLLRDLGGSAAMIAAGFLHDVVEDTEVTIEQIEDNFGAEVRQLVEGVTKLSKINFTSKTESQAENFRRMFLAMAQDIRVIVVKLADRLHNMRTLQYMSEASRRRSAQETRDIFAPLANRLGIWHIKWELEDLAFKYLEPDAYREIQQHVAEKRTAREEKLTKAKEVLRERMQQAGIKCLEVSGRPKHLYSIYQKMQRQQKEFHEIYDLAALRIIVQTNEECYRALAVVHDAFRPIPGRFKDYIGLPKPNRYQSLHTGVIGLTGRPLEVQIRTMEMHHVAEYGIAAHWKYKETGGSTSQVTGADEKFTWLRQLLEWQSDLKDAQEYLDSIKDNLFEDDVYVFTPKGDVVPLSPGSTSIDFAYRIHTEVGNHCAGARVNGRIVPLSTRLQNGDIVDIITQKNSHPSLDWLNFVRTSAAKYRIKQWYKRSRREENLARGRDLLEKELGKTGFDHLLKSDAMQTVAEKCNYHSVEDLLAGLGYGEITLNLVLNRWREVVKAQQPVADVIPFIPKESTSKTTRETSPTTSRASDSPIIGVEGLVYHIAGCCTPIPGEAIIGVVTRGRGISIHRQGCHNIDNVECERLVPVRWNTATEHHGRPHTYPIEIQIETLDRVGILKDILSRLSDQGINVRHANVKTALGQPALMDLGIDIRDRNQLEHLFVQIRKMSDILNIRRVGQIEESK from the coding sequence ATGAGCAGCTTACTTGTTGATTCCTCCGTTGATGTTAGTCTCCCGGAATGGCTTAAAAAATGTTTACGAGAAACATTAGCGAAAAGCAACACGGGAGAAGATGACCGAACGCACAATGATGCCACTTTGATTTGTAATGCCTTTAAATTTGCCTATCAACTGCATCAAGGACAGTATCGTAAATCTGGAGAAGCGTATATTGCCCATCCTGTAGCCGTAGCTGATTTACTACGCGATTTAGGTGGTAGTGCTGCTATGATAGCAGCTGGATTTCTTCATGATGTAGTTGAAGATACAGAAGTTACAATTGAACAAATAGAAGACAATTTTGGGGCAGAAGTGCGCCAGTTAGTAGAAGGTGTCACCAAGCTTTCTAAAATCAATTTCACCAGTAAAACCGAAAGTCAAGCGGAAAATTTCCGCCGAATGTTTTTGGCAATGGCGCAGGATATTCGGGTAATTGTGGTGAAATTGGCGGATCGTTTGCATAATATGCGAACCTTACAATATATGTCAGAAGCCAGCCGTCGTCGCAGCGCCCAGGAAACACGAGATATATTTGCACCTTTAGCCAATCGTTTGGGTATTTGGCATATTAAATGGGAATTAGAGGATTTAGCCTTTAAATATTTAGAACCTGATGCTTACCGAGAAATTCAACAGCACGTTGCGGAAAAACGGACAGCACGGGAAGAAAAATTGACTAAAGCTAAGGAAGTGTTGCGGGAGAGAATGCAACAAGCGGGTATTAAATGTTTGGAGGTTAGCGGTCGCCCCAAACATCTGTATAGCATTTATCAAAAAATGCAGCGACAGCAAAAAGAATTCCATGAAATTTATGATTTGGCTGCACTGAGAATCATTGTCCAAACTAATGAAGAATGTTATCGGGCTTTGGCGGTGGTTCATGATGCTTTTCGTCCTATTCCCGGCAGATTTAAAGATTACATTGGTTTACCCAAACCTAACCGTTACCAATCCTTGCATACAGGGGTGATAGGTTTGACCGGTCGCCCGTTGGAAGTGCAAATTCGCACAATGGAGATGCACCATGTTGCAGAGTATGGTATTGCTGCTCATTGGAAGTATAAAGAAACAGGCGGTTCTACCAGTCAGGTAACAGGAGCAGATGAAAAATTTACTTGGTTGCGGCAACTATTGGAATGGCAGAGTGATTTAAAAGACGCGCAAGAATATTTAGATAGTATCAAAGATAATTTATTTGAAGATGATGTTTATGTTTTCACTCCCAAGGGGGATGTTGTACCTCTAAGTCCCGGATCTACAAGTATAGATTTTGCTTATCGAATTCATACAGAGGTCGGAAACCATTGTGCAGGGGCGCGGGTAAATGGGCGCATTGTGCCGTTATCCACCCGATTACAAAATGGGGATATTGTTGATATTATTACGCAAAAAAATAGCCATCCGAGTTTGGATTGGTTGAATTTTGTCAGGACTTCGGCGGCGAAATATCGGATTAAACAATGGTACAAGCGATCGCGCAGGGAAGAAAATCTAGCGCGGGGAAGGGATTTATTAGAGAAGGAACTGGGTAAAACAGGTTTTGATCACTTGTTGAAATCAGACGCAATGCAAACTGTGGCAGAAAAGTGCAATTATCACAGTGTGGAAGATTTACTGGCAGGTTTAGGTTACGGGGAAATTACCTTAAACTTAGTGTTAAACCGCTGGCGAGAAGTGGTAAAAGCACAACAACCTGTAGCTGATGTGATTCCATTTATTCCCAAAGAATCAACATCAAAAACTACACGGGAAACTTCACCCACTACATCCCGTGCTAGTGATTCACCGATTATTGGCGTGGAAGGATTGGTTTATCATATAGCTGGATGCTGTACGCCGATTCCTGGTGAAGCGATTATTGGGGTGGTAACGCGGGGACGAGGTATATCCATTCATCGCCAAGGATGTCATAATATTGACAATGTGGAATGTGAGCGCCTAGTACCCGTAAGATGGAATACTGCTACAGAACATCATGGCCGTCCTCACACTTACCCCATAGAGATTCAAATTGAAACTTTGGATCGAGTGGGAATCTTAAAAGATATTTTATCGCGGTTGAGTGATCAAGGTATCAATGTGCGTCATGCTAACGTGAAAACAGCTTTGGGACAACCTGCGTTGATGGATTTGGGAATTGATATCCGCGATCGCAATCAATTAGAACATCTGTTTGTGCAGATTAGAAAAATGAGTGATATTCTTAACATTCGCAGAGTCGGTCAAATAGAAGAATCAAAGTAA
- the patD gene encoding heterocyst frequency control protein PatD translates to MSLNLQKYQELTTLLEELRSNVNKTQLDIPTLRSHLADLQHFFLQEIAPFTDLNYRQQSYQTEISKQLRLLEVDVIFLQGARQSTTIQARLKTITERINILIRYCEAILHPDEKGEY, encoded by the coding sequence ATGTCTTTAAATCTGCAAAAATATCAGGAATTGACAACATTACTGGAGGAATTACGCTCCAATGTTAACAAAACTCAATTAGATATTCCTACCTTGCGATCGCATCTAGCCGATTTACAGCATTTTTTTTTACAAGAAATCGCACCATTTACTGATTTGAACTACCGCCAGCAGTCTTATCAAACGGAAATTAGCAAGCAACTTCGTTTATTAGAAGTAGATGTAATTTTTTTACAAGGCGCAAGACAGTCTACTACAATACAGGCACGATTAAAAACAATTACAGAGCGCATTAATATTTTAATTCGATACTGTGAGGCTATTTTACACCCAGATGAGAAGGGAGAATATTAA
- a CDS encoding dipeptide ABC transporter ATP-binding protein, whose protein sequence is MSETLFKIENLRVAYPQRDEEAVIWAVNDVSFKLLPGEKMGLVGESGCGKSTIGRAIMRLLPASSQVEGKVIFRGNSVLDLTPLQMRKFRGEAVALVFQDPMTRLDPLMTIGNHCLETLAAHSPELTKQQAKEKALATLEKVKIPASRWSQYPHEFSGGMRQRVAIALALLLNPKLIVADEPTTSLDVTVSAQILQELTRLCAEENMGLLLISHDLAMVGEYCDRIGVMYQGKMVETGKTENVFKNPQHEYTQSLLKAALHIQTVDEVENFTQARITNHQSPILKLTELQKHYSIEPNFIERIFKGEGQQIKAVDGINLELYPGEILGLVGESGCGKSTLSRTILQLIPPTAGKVEFLGQDLTKLSRKEIRASRRQIQMVFQDPHACLNPAMTVGQSIADPLLIHNLANAKKAKEKVLWMLEKVGLTPAEMYYQRYPSDLSGGQQQRVAIARALITQPKLVICDEPVSMLDASVQSQVLDLMLQLKDEFELTYLFITHDLWLARFLCDRIAVMNGGKIVELGNTKEIFAHPQHPYTKTLLSAAPLLARV, encoded by the coding sequence ATGAGTGAAACCTTATTTAAGATTGAAAATCTCCGCGTAGCTTATCCCCAACGTGACGAAGAAGCAGTAATTTGGGCGGTTAATGATGTATCTTTTAAACTACTACCAGGGGAAAAAATGGGCTTGGTGGGTGAGTCTGGGTGCGGTAAATCTACTATTGGCAGGGCAATTATGCGTTTGTTACCTGCCTCTAGTCAAGTTGAAGGTAAGGTAATTTTTCGGGGAAATTCAGTATTAGATTTAACGCCTCTGCAAATGCGAAAGTTTCGCGGTGAAGCGGTAGCTTTGGTGTTTCAAGACCCCATGACAAGATTAGATCCTTTAATGACTATTGGTAATCATTGTTTAGAGACCTTAGCAGCGCATTCACCAGAATTAACTAAACAACAAGCGAAAGAAAAAGCTTTAGCAACTTTAGAAAAGGTGAAAATTCCTGCAAGTCGTTGGAGTCAGTACCCCCATGAATTTAGCGGTGGGATGCGTCAAAGAGTTGCTATTGCGTTAGCTTTACTGTTGAATCCTAAATTAATTGTCGCTGATGAACCTACAACTAGCTTAGATGTTACCGTTTCTGCTCAGATTTTACAAGAACTAACGCGATTGTGTGCAGAAGAAAATATGGGATTATTATTAATTTCCCATGATTTAGCAATGGTAGGGGAATATTGCGATCGCATTGGGGTCATGTATCAAGGTAAAATGGTAGAAACAGGGAAAACAGAAAATGTCTTTAAAAATCCTCAACATGAATACACCCAATCTTTATTAAAAGCAGCATTACATATTCAAACCGTTGATGAAGTTGAAAACTTTACCCAAGCACGAATCACCAATCACCAATCACCAATTTTAAAACTTACAGAACTGCAAAAACATTATAGCATAGAACCGAATTTTATTGAAAGAATATTTAAAGGTGAAGGACAACAAATTAAAGCTGTAGATGGTATTAATTTAGAATTATATCCAGGGGAAATATTAGGATTAGTGGGAGAATCTGGTTGTGGAAAAAGTACACTTTCTCGGACTATTTTACAATTAATTCCTCCCACTGCGGGAAAAGTAGAATTTTTAGGACAGGATTTAACTAAATTATCTCGCAAAGAAATCCGCGCTTCCCGGAGACAAATCCAAATGGTATTTCAAGATCCTCATGCTTGTTTAAATCCTGCCATGACAGTGGGACAGAGTATAGCAGATCCCCTATTAATTCACAACTTAGCTAATGCTAAAAAAGCCAAAGAAAAGGTTTTATGGATGTTAGAAAAAGTGGGGTTAACACCAGCAGAAATGTATTATCAACGTTATCCTTCAGATTTATCGGGAGGACAACAACAAAGAGTAGCCATTGCTAGGGCTTTAATTACCCAACCTAAACTGGTAATATGTGATGAACCAGTGAGTATGTTAGATGCCAGTGTGCAATCACAAGTTTTAGATTTAATGCTACAATTAAAAGACGAATTTGAGTTAACCTATTTATTTATTACCCATGATTTATGGTTAGCTCGCTTTTTGTGCGATCGCATTGCCGTTATGAATGGTGGTAAAATCGTGGAATTAGGAAATACAAAAGAAATCTTTGCTCATCCCCAACATCCCTACACAAAAACCCTTTTATCTGCTGCACCATTATTAGCTAGAGTTTAA
- a CDS encoding class I SAM-dependent methyltransferase: MSKNQPIDSFKNKNYSLDKWQERIAQIAYRFNKEYQKEPFEVPAEIEEMPIYKEWKNGILAYKIASPFWEIAQPQKNQRCLDIGCGVSFLIYPWRDWQAYFYGQEISNIARDTLNSRGSQLNSKLFKGVELGAAHQLNYDAAQFDLVIATGFSCYFPLEYWQSVLSEVKRVLKPGGYFVFDILNSEQPLAEDWAVLETYLGAEVFLETVSDWEKTIKNAGAKIVKKQLGELFELYKVRF, encoded by the coding sequence ATGTCTAAAAATCAACCGATAGATTCATTTAAAAATAAAAACTATTCCTTAGATAAATGGCAAGAGAGAATAGCACAAATCGCCTATCGTTTCAATAAAGAATATCAAAAAGAACCCTTTGAAGTACCCGCAGAAATAGAAGAAATGCCAATTTATAAAGAATGGAAAAATGGCATTTTAGCTTATAAAATTGCTTCCCCATTTTGGGAAATTGCCCAACCGCAAAAAAACCAACGTTGTTTAGACATTGGTTGCGGAGTCAGCTTTTTAATCTATCCTTGGAGAGATTGGCAAGCATATTTTTATGGTCAAGAAATTAGTAATATAGCCAGAGATACACTAAATTCTCGTGGTTCACAACTAAACTCAAAACTCTTTAAAGGTGTAGAATTAGGAGCAGCACATCAATTAAACTATGATGCAGCACAATTTGATTTAGTTATAGCTACAGGATTTAGTTGTTATTTTCCCCTAGAATATTGGCAATCTGTTTTATCAGAAGTCAAAAGAGTATTAAAACCAGGTGGATATTTTGTATTTGATATTCTGAACTCAGAACAACCATTAGCGGAAGATTGGGCAGTTTTAGAAACCTATTTAGGTGCAGAAGTGTTTTTAGAGACTGTATCTGATTGGGAAAAAACAATTAAAAATGCAGGTGCGAAAATAGTTAAAAAGCAATTAGGAGAATTATTTGAATTGTACAAAGTCAGATTTTAA
- the blaOXA gene encoding class D beta-lactamase, translated as MSLSPRYVHAQPTANASESLVKGNTKVPDLGRHFHKFGVVGSIIIYDAKNNRTYEHNPQRNVTAFTPASTFKIFNALTALETGVIADDVAVLTWDGINRDFAGWNQDTNLRQGFKYSVVWFYQILARKIGYVRMQGWINKVGYGNRNIGTATDIDSFWLQGPLKITPKEQVNFLQRLYQGNLPFSQRTIDIVKDIMILEKTPDYTLRAKTGWLTRSKQQIGWFVGYLEQNDNVYFFATNIDVNKREDLPARIEITRSSLKDLGLL; from the coding sequence ATGAGTTTGAGTCCAAGATATGTCCATGCTCAACCTACTGCCAATGCTTCTGAATCTTTAGTAAAAGGAAATACTAAAGTCCCAGATTTAGGGCGACATTTCCACAAGTTTGGTGTTGTAGGATCGATCATAATTTATGATGCGAAAAATAACCGAACTTATGAACATAATCCTCAACGCAATGTTACTGCTTTTACTCCAGCTTCAACTTTTAAAATTTTTAATGCTTTGACTGCTTTAGAAACTGGTGTGATTGCTGATGATGTAGCTGTTTTGACTTGGGATGGAATTAATCGAGATTTTGCAGGTTGGAATCAGGATACAAATTTGCGTCAAGGTTTTAAATATTCAGTTGTTTGGTTTTATCAAATTCTTGCCCGAAAAATTGGTTATGTGAGAATGCAGGGATGGATTAATAAAGTGGGTTATGGCAACCGTAACATAGGTACTGCTACAGATATTGATAGTTTTTGGTTGCAGGGTCCTTTGAAAATCACTCCTAAAGAACAAGTTAATTTTTTGCAAAGATTATATCAAGGTAATTTACCTTTTTCTCAAAGAACAATAGATATTGTCAAAGATATTATGATCCTGGAAAAAACTCCAGATTACACACTGCGAGCTAAAACGGGCTGGTTAACTAGGAGTAAACAACAAATAGGGTGGTTTGTTGGTTATTTGGAACAAAATGATAATGTCTATTTTTTTGCTACAAATATTGATGTTAATAAACGAGAAGATTTACCTGCACGAATTGAAATTACACGCAGTAGTTTGAAAGATTTAGGTTTATTGTAG
- a CDS encoding GNAT family N-acetyltransferase, translating into MIIRHATETDLPEIVAIYNAAVPTRMATADLEPVTVESRMAWFQGRVPSQRPLWVVEIDGIIAGWLSFQSFYGRPAYHSTAEISIYISPNFQQRGLGKLLLEKAINESPNLGLKTLVSFIFAHNQPSLKLFAKFGFQNWGYLPKIADLAGVERDLIILGLRVG; encoded by the coding sequence ATGATTATTCGCCATGCCACAGAAACAGACTTACCAGAAATTGTAGCCATTTATAACGCTGCTGTTCCCACACGCATGGCCACAGCCGATTTAGAACCCGTAACCGTAGAAAGTCGCATGGCTTGGTTTCAGGGAAGAGTACCTTCACAACGTCCCCTCTGGGTAGTAGAAATAGACGGTATCATTGCCGGATGGCTGAGTTTTCAATCCTTTTATGGTAGACCAGCTTACCATTCCACCGCTGAAATAAGTATTTATATTTCCCCAAACTTTCAACAACGTGGTTTAGGAAAGCTGCTGTTAGAAAAAGCAATTAATGAAAGTCCAAATTTAGGTTTAAAAACTTTAGTCAGCTTTATTTTTGCTCACAATCAACCTAGTTTAAAACTATTTGCTAAATTTGGTTTTCAAAACTGGGGATATTTACCCAAAATTGCCGATTTAGCCGGCGTAGAAAGAGATTTAATTATTCTGGGTTTACGAGTTGGGTAA
- the pyrE gene encoding orotate phosphoribosyltransferase, translating to MSYSTETSNPSDIWATTTDLTTLRQKLLNLFCQLAYQEGDFVLSSGQRSSYYINGKQVTLHPQGALAIGRLILHILPVDTQAVAGLTLGADPIVSAVSVVSVYENRPIPALIIRKEAKGHGTMAYIEGPTLPTGAKVVVLEDVVTTGQSALKAVKRLQAAGYTVDRVISLIDRLQGGAELYKSAGLQFDALFSIQDLQARYQQM from the coding sequence ATGTCGTATTCTACTGAAACATCCAACCCATCGGATATTTGGGCAACCACTACTGATTTAACTACCCTGCGTCAGAAGTTACTAAATTTATTTTGCCAACTTGCTTATCAAGAAGGTGATTTTGTTCTTTCCTCTGGACAACGTAGTTCTTACTATATTAATGGTAAACAGGTTACACTGCACCCCCAAGGAGCTTTAGCTATAGGTAGGTTGATATTACATATTCTACCAGTAGATACACAGGCTGTCGCCGGTTTAACTCTGGGTGCTGACCCTATTGTTTCCGCTGTCAGTGTGGTTTCTGTCTATGAAAATCGCCCCATACCAGCGTTAATTATTCGCAAAGAAGCTAAGGGTCATGGCACAATGGCTTACATTGAAGGTCCTACTTTACCCACAGGTGCAAAAGTTGTAGTCCTGGAAGATGTAGTGACAACTGGCCAATCTGCACTGAAAGCAGTTAAACGTTTACAAGCAGCAGGTTATACCGTTGATAGGGTAATTTCTTTGATCGACAGACTTCAAGGAGGCGCAGAATTATATAAATCTGCTGGTTTACAGTTTGATGCGCTCTTTTCTATTCAGGATTTACAAGCAAGGTATCAGCAAATGTAG
- a CDS encoding ATP-binding protein — protein sequence MLTTVQQDHLTVKSDLKLQNQVQQWFEKFSLQYLAQRGWSESQLYRLNLALAEGFTNAVRHAHRTLPPETNIEIELSLWVDRLEIRIWDYGKPFNPDQIPEPKPGTLQDHGYGWFLIRRVADYVVYERNSDNRNCLLIVKYRLEEQH from the coding sequence ATGCTTACTACAGTGCAGCAAGACCATCTGACGGTGAAGAGCGATCTGAAGCTCCAAAACCAAGTGCAACAATGGTTTGAAAAATTTTCTCTGCAATATTTAGCTCAAAGAGGTTGGTCAGAAAGCCAACTCTATCGTCTCAATTTAGCATTAGCAGAAGGCTTTACTAATGCAGTTCGTCATGCTCATCGGACTTTACCGCCAGAAACAAATATAGAAATTGAATTGAGTCTGTGGGTAGACAGACTGGAAATAAGAATTTGGGATTACGGTAAACCTTTTAATCCTGATCAGATACCTGAACCAAAACCAGGTACTTTGCAAGATCATGGGTATGGATGGTTTCTGATTCGGCGTGTGGCAGATTATGTTGTTTATGAACGTAATTCTGATAACAGAAATTGTCTGTTAATTGTCAAATATCGTTTAGAAGAGCAACATTAA
- the petD gene encoding cytochrome b6-f complex subunit IV, protein MSTHKPPNLNDPALRAKLAKGMGHNYYGEPAWPNDLLYVFPIVIMGSFACIVALAILDPAMVGEPANPFATPLEILPEWYLFPVFQILRSLPNKLLGVLAMASVPLGLILVPFIESVNKFQNPFRRPVATTVFLFGTFVTIWLGIGAALPLDKSLTLGLF, encoded by the coding sequence ATGTCCACACATAAACCACCAAATCTAAACGATCCAGCTTTAAGAGCTAAACTCGCCAAAGGTATGGGTCATAACTACTATGGCGAACCAGCTTGGCCTAACGACTTGCTGTATGTGTTTCCCATCGTGATCATGGGTTCATTCGCTTGTATTGTGGCTCTAGCTATCCTAGACCCTGCAATGGTGGGTGAACCAGCAAATCCTTTTGCTACACCTTTGGAAATTTTGCCAGAGTGGTATCTGTTCCCAGTGTTCCAGATTCTTCGCTCACTACCTAACAAACTGTTGGGAGTATTGGCAATGGCTTCCGTACCCTTGGGATTGATCCTCGTTCCCTTTATTGAGAGCGTTAACAAGTTCCAAAACCCCTTCCGTCGTCCAGTAGCGACAACAGTATTCTTGTTTGGTACTTTTGTCACCATCTGGTTAGGTATTGGTGCTGCATTACCCTTAGACAAATCTCTGACTTTGGGACTGTTCTAA